A section of the Styela clava chromosome 9, kaStyClav1.hap1.2, whole genome shotgun sequence genome encodes:
- the LOC120340217 gene encoding ribonuclease P protein subunit p38-like: MPPKPQKQILKNCLQEPYDLSWPQLEKGVNSFVLSELKRFIQKHPELKKVRSAGKRKQSQEKLEDKDSLRNHIFTGINIITKKLERGSLDLVLVCKSAKPTLLTQHLIPLSVTRSSPAACISGLSSALGSELNLKSVLAFGIFLPENDTELRAVVDSITPKLPKIDIPWLRGLENENQTVDFSENGNRISKPDLEEKNSVDTEKFTLLPTKICINQSIANKKPKKDKNNKN, from the exons ATGCCCCCTAAACCTCAGAAACAAATCTTGAAAAATTGTCTTCAAGAGCCGTACGATTTAAGTTG GCCACAACTGGAAAAAGGCGTCAATTCATTTGTTCTTTCAGAGTTAAAAAG ATTCATCCAGAAGCATCCTGAGCTAAAGAAAGTGAGATCAGCAGGAAAGCGAAAACAATCTCAAGAGAAGTTGGAAGATAAAGACTCGCTAAG GAATCATATTTTTACTGGAATCAACATCATCACAAAGAAACTTGAGAGGGGAAGTCTTGATCTTGTTCTTGTTTGTAAATCCGCGAAACCTACTCTACTCACTCAACATCTCATCCCTCTCTCCGTTACCAGATCTTCTCCCGCTGCTTGTATATCTGGTTTGAGTTCGGCATTGGGCAGTGAATTAAATCTGAAATCTGTACTCgcttttggaatatttttaccTGAAAACGACACTGAATTAAGAGCTGTTGTTGATAGCATAACCCCCAAATTACCTAAAATTGATATACCTTGGCTAAGAGGGTTGGAAAACGAGAATCAAACTGTGGATTTTTCTGAGAATGGAAACAGAATTTCCAAACCAGATTTAGAAGAGAAAAATTCTGTCGATACCGAAAAATTCACTCTGCTACCAACAAAAATCTGTATCAATCAAAGTATTGCTAACAAAAAACCGAAAAaggataaaaacaataaaaactaa
- the LOC120340216 gene encoding serine/threonine-protein phosphatase 4 regulatory subunit 3-like yields MADTRRRVKVYTLNEDRQWDDKGTGHVSHTFDARVHSTTLIVRAEQDGSVLLESKILPDTAYQKQQETLIVWSESDNTDLALSFQEKPGCDEIWEKICQVQGKDPSVSITQDVVDDADDEDRLDGGSDLGISSNEPVELPPCELSQLEEIENLFASCLPTLTRREKLAVAVENCGYIQKLLTLFRMNEDLENVDGLHHLHEIFKTLFMLNKNSIFEVMLDDKNIMDIIGCLEYDPAIGERRKHRDYLTNDAKFKEVIPITNPELKRKIHQTFRVQYIQDVILPTPSVFEENMLSTLNSFVFFNKVEIVNMVQDDDKFLRLLFEQLQDESQSNERRRELAGFLRELCTFSQMLQIMNRDEFFKQLVELGILQTVELLLSSDDAMLRQLGVDIFAHVVEHSPSMVREFAHKEMEENQTNDDELLINLVIEQMICDPDPELSGAMQLMNLLRILLDPENMMANKNEKTEFLSFFYYHCMHVLMAPLLANTAEDKIGKGDYQTANLLSLILELITFSVEHHTYHVKNYILNKDLLRRILILLNSRHRFLALATLRFLRKIISMSDELYNKYIVKGDLLQPVVDVLFLSGKRYNLLNSAILEMFEYIRTEDMKLLITYIAEKHLQSLEKIDYVQTFNGIKQRYEQQKDRANRLGEPMDSLDTSLEIENNRFRRDARTMDEDEEMWFDAEEEEGDILLSLTTSSEDPDMPKVNIDKILEVEKREEADTVKLITKPAEISVNITSSPNNIISDKKNQIAALTNECAKVTNVNGIETNGEPNAEHVTAIPPSETTTSTPIVTVKTGLVGLVDYSDDESEEDEESNGDANKNGKDASLLNSAKATESPPHSTEPARKKPRLQAVVDSN; encoded by the exons atggCCGACACACGGCGTCGTGTGAAGGTATATACTTTAAATGAAGATCGACAATGGGACGATAAAGGGACTGGCCATGTATCACATACATTTGATGCTAGAGTACACAGTACAACTCTTATAGTTCGAGCCGAACAAGATGGTTCAGTATTACTAGAGTCAAAAATACTGCCAGACACTGCTTACCAGAAACAACAAGAGACTTTAATTGTTTGGTCCGAAAGTGATAACACAGATTTGGCTCTCAGTTTTCAAGAAAAACCAGGATGTGATGAGATTTGGGAGAAGATTTGTCAG gTTCAAGGTAAAGATCCCTCCGTCAGCATAACTCAAGATGTTGTTGATGACGCAGACGATGAAGATCGATTGGACGGAGGTTCTGACCTCGGAATCTCATCAAATGAACCTGTCGAACTTCCACCATGTGAGCTCAGCCAACTCGAAGAAATTGAAAATCTATTCGCGTCATGTTTACCGACTTTAACGAGACGTGAAAAACTAGCAGTAGCTGTAGAAAATTGTGGATACATCCAAAAACTTTTAACTTTGTTTCGTATGAACGAAGACCTTGAAAATGTCGATGGTTTACATCATTTGCACGAAATTTTCAAAACTCTTTTCATGCTTaataaaaatagcatttttgaGGTTATGCTCGACGACAAAAATATCATGGACATTATTGGTTGTCTCGAGTATGATCCAGCGATCGGAGAACGACGCAAACATCGAGATTATCTCACAAACGATGCTAAATTCAAAGAAGTCATTCCGATAACGAATCCTGAATTGAAGCGTAAAATTCACCAAACTTTTCGAGTGCAGTACATACAAGATGTCATTCTTCCAACCCCTTCTGTATTTGAAGAAAACATGCTCTCTACTttaaattcatttgtttttttcaataag GTTGAAATTGTCAACATGGTACAAGACGATGACAAATTTCTACGTTTGCTGTTTGAGCAGTTGCAGGATGAATCACAAAGCAATGAAAGAAGGCGAGAACTCGCTGGATTTCTTCGAGAATTGTGCACTTTTTCACAGATGTTACAGATCATGAATCGAGATGAATTTTTTAAGCAACTAGTCGAGCTTGGCATCTTGCAAACGGTAGAATTACTTCTTTCGTCAGATGACGCAATGCTACGACAACTTGGCGTCGATATCTTTGCACATGTGGTGGAACACAGCCCATCAATGGTTCGCGAATTCGCGCACAAAGAGATGGAAGAGAACCAAACAAACGACGATGAATTGCTGATTAACCTCGTCATCGAACAGATGATTTGCGATCCAGATCCCGAATTGAGTGGTGCAATGCAGTTAATGAATCTACTTCGAATTCTCTTAGACCCAGAAAACATGATGGccaacaagaatgagaaaacaGAGTTTCTAAGTTTTTTCTATTATCACTGCATGCATGTATTAATGGCTCCGTTACTCGCTAACACAGCTGAAGATAAAATCGGTAAAGGAGATTATCAGACGGCAAATTTACTCAGTCTTATTTTGGAGTTGATAACATTTTCTGTTGAGCATCACACATACCATGTAAAGAACTACATTCTGAACAAGGATCTCTTGCGAAGGATTTTGATTCTTCTCAATTCAAGGCACAGATTCCTTGCTCTTGCAACGTTACGGTTTCTGAGAAAGATCATCAGCATGTCCGACGAACTCTATAATAAATATATCGTCAAAGGTGACTTGCTACAACCTGTCGTTGATGTTCTTTTCCTATCAGGAAAACGATACAATCTTCTTAATTCTGCTATTTTAGAGATGTTTGAATACATTCGCACAGAGGACATGAAACTTCTAATCACATATATCGCTGAAAAACATCTACAATCCCTGGAAAAAATTGATTATGTGCAAACATTCAATGGAATAAAACAACGATACGAACAGCAGAAAGATCGTGCAAACAGACTAGGCGAACCAATGGATTCATTGGACACTTCGttagaaatagaaaataatcGATTTCGACGAGACGCTCGAACCATGGATGAGGACGAAGAGATGTGGTTTGATGCAGAAGAGGAGGAAGGAGACATTCTACTTTCACTTACAACGTCGTCAGAGGATCCCGACATGCCAAAGgtcaatattgataaaattcTCGAGGTCGAGAAAAGGGAGGAAGCAGACACAGTGAAGCTCATTACAAAGCCTGCAGAAATAAGCGTTAACATAACATCAAGTCCAAATAATATAATCTCAGATAAAAAGAATCAAATAGCAGCTCTAACCAATGAATGTGCTAAAGTTACCAATGTTAATGGAATTGAAACTAATGGAGAACCAAATGCAGAACATGTTACAGCGATTCCGCCATCGGAAACAACTACCTCCACACCCATTGTCACTGTTAAAACAGGGCTGGTCGGACTCGTTGATTACTCTGATGATGAAAGTGAAGAAGACGAAGAAAGCAACGGTGATGCTAACAAAAATGGAAAGGATGCAAGCCTTCTGAACAGTGCCAAAGCTACAGAGTCACCACCTCACTCAACAGAACCTGCAAGAAAAAAGCCTCGTCTACAGGCAGTTGTAGATAGCAATTGA